One window of the Eucalyptus grandis isolate ANBG69807.140 chromosome 8, ASM1654582v1, whole genome shotgun sequence genome contains the following:
- the LOC120286463 gene encoding mitotic-spindle organizing protein 1B-like isoform X3, producing the protein MDQEAARTARESLDLAFHMSNILDTGLDRHTLSVLIALCDLGVNPEALAAVVRELHREPSAAAVPMPGPYE; encoded by the exons ATGGACCAGGAagccgcccggaccgcccgggAGTCCCTGGATCTCGCGTTCCACATGTCGAACATCCTCGACACCGGCCTCGACCGCCACACCCTCTCCGTCCTCATCGCCCTCTGCGACCTGGGCGTGAACCCCGAGGCGCTCGCGGCGGTCGTCAGGGAGCTCCACCGGGAGCCTTCTGCCGCGGCCGTCCCGATGCCGGGCCCGTATGAG TGA
- the LOC120286463 gene encoding mitotic-spindle organizing protein 1B-like isoform X2, with product MDQEAARTARESLDLAFHMSNILDTGLDRHTLSVLIALCDLGVNPEALAAVVRELHREPSAAAVPMPGPYETQKQ from the exons ATGGACCAGGAagccgcccggaccgcccgggAGTCCCTGGATCTCGCGTTCCACATGTCGAACATCCTCGACACCGGCCTCGACCGCCACACCCTCTCCGTCCTCATCGCCCTCTGCGACCTGGGCGTGAACCCCGAGGCGCTCGCGGCGGTCGTCAGGGAGCTCCACCGGGAGCCTTCTGCCGCGGCCGTCCCGATGCCGGGCCCGTATGAG ACTCAAAAGCAGTGA
- the LOC120286463 gene encoding uncharacterized protein LOC120286463 isoform X1 translates to MDQEAARTARESLDLAFHMSNILDTGLDRHTLSVLIALCDLGVNPEALAAVVRELHREPSAAAVPMPGPYEVRRPSLGPIPRAGSGTRSYDSATEGWRLSILKMLLSGLLDAWLVFQSAEVCTCLLGIYSKFNVTRSEYAYVYLN, encoded by the exons ATGGACCAGGAagccgcccggaccgcccgggAGTCCCTGGATCTCGCGTTCCACATGTCGAACATCCTCGACACCGGCCTCGACCGCCACACCCTCTCCGTCCTCATCGCCCTCTGCGACCTGGGCGTGAACCCCGAGGCGCTCGCGGCGGTCGTCAGGGAGCTCCACCGGGAGCCTTCTGCCGCGGCCGTCCCGATGCCGGGCCCGTATGAGGTTCGTCGCCCGTCTCTTGGCCCAATTCCTCGGGCTGGTTCGGGCACTAGGTCTTA TGACAGTGCGACTGAAGGTTGG AGATTGTCCATCTTGAAGATGTTGCTTAGTGGGTTGTTGGATGCGTGGCTGGTTTTTCAATCTGCAGAAGTTTGTACTTGTCTACTTGGAATCTACAGCAAATTCAACGTGACTAGGAGTGAATATGCTTATGTCTACCTAAATTAG